The genomic window TCGGTCAGCCGCGAGGGCATCCCGTTCGGCTCGACATGGAAGTGGGCGACCCTTTTCGTGCCCGGCGACGACGCATCCGGCAGCGGGTCGACCAGCGCCAGCGGAATGCAGGTCTGCGGGTAGTACACGTACTCGCGCGCGCGTTCCCAGGCCACCACCGGCTGCTGGCGGCCGCGTATCGCGCGCCGCTGCGCGAGCGCGGCGGGGTTGAGCGACGCGGGCGCGACCTGTTCGTCGTGGGCCTGGCGCACCTCGCCCAGCAGCGCATCGCCGTCCCAGAAGAACCAGGTGGTATGGGTGGCGCCGCGCTTGAAGACGCGCCGGCCCACGGCGTCGTAGCCGTAGCGCGTGCGCGCCGTGCCGCGCCGGCTCTCGATCAAGCGGTGGTGGGCGTCCCAGGCCAGCTCGAGCTCGTCGCCCGTGTCGGTCGCGCCGTGCGCCGCGGGTCCTCTGCGCACCAGATCGCCCGCGCGGTCGAACACGTAGTGCACGCCGTCGCAGCTGCCTTCGCGCGTCCAGTGCACCGGTGCGTCGTCGTCGCCGCCGGCCACCTTCTGCATCCGTGTCTGCTCGATGGTGGTGCGAAGGCGGTCGCCCGCCGGATCGTGCAGCAGCCGCGTGACCTTGCCTTCGGGATCGATGTGCTGCAGGACGCGTCCCATCAGGTCGTAGCCGTACTGGTCGCTGCCATGGAGGCTGTCGTGCCGGTGCACCAGCTGGCCCTTGCGGTCGTAGTCGTAGCGGGTGCTGAACAGCGGCGAGGCGTCCCGCAGCACGGCCTGGGCCGTGAGCTGGTGGTTCGCGTCGTAGCGGGCGTGGCGCACGACGCTCGCGCTCAGCTGTTCGCGCACGATCCGGCCGAGGGCATCGCGCTCGATGCCGATCGGTGCCTCGTCGTCGATGCCCAGGCTCGCGAGCTGGTCGCAGGCGTCGAATTCCATCCGCACGCGATGGCCGGCCGAGCTCTCGCGCAGCGTGCGGTTGCCCACCGCGTCGTACTGCGACGCGACGCGAAACCCGTTCTGCCATTCCTCGAGCACGCGGCCGGCCGCGTCGAAGCGGCGCTTCACGTGGGCCGCGCCGTTGCGCATCTCCACCAGCTGGCCGCGCCGGTCGTAGACCAGCAGCTCGTCCTGCGGGTGCCCGGGCCGCAGCGGATCGGCCGCCGTCTTGCGCGTGATGCGGCCGAGCTTGTCGCAGGCGAAGGCGACGTGCTGGCCCAGCGGGTCGGTCATCTGCTTCAGGTGGCCGGCCTCGTCGTAGGCGTAGTGCCGCGACTGGCCCCAGAAATCGATCTCCTCGACGATGCGGCCCAGGGCATCGCGCCGCAGCACGAGCCGCTCGCCGCGCTGGTTCGTCACGCCGACGAGCTGCTCCTCGGTGTCGTAGTGGTACTGAAGGACCTGGCCGTCGGGCTGGATGCGCCGGCCGATCTCGCCGAGGCCCACGTAGGCCAGCCGCGTCTCGGCGCGCGCTGCGTCCACGTGCCGCACCAGCCGGTCCTCGGCGTCGTAGCCGCAGAGGATCTGCGCGCCATCGGGATGGTCGATGCGCACCAGCCGGCCCTTCCGGTCGCAGTGGTAGCGCGTCGTCTCGCCCAGGGCGTTGGTGCGGCCGAGCAGGCGCCCCAGCGCGTCGTGCGTGAAGCGGTCGACGCGCCCGAGCGGATCGACCAGCGCTTCCAGCTGCCCGTGCCGGTCGTAGTGCAACTGCGTGGCCGCGCCGCGCGCGTTGACGTGGCGCACCAGCTGCCCATGCGCGTCGTGCTCGAAGCGGGCGGAAGCGCCCAGCGGGTCGGTCTGGCGCGTCGGCAGGCCGCGCGCGTCGCTTTCGAGCTGCCAGCGATGGCCCAGCGGATCGACGATCGCGCACAGCCGGTCTTCCGTGTCGTAGTCGCAGCCGACGCTGCTGCCGTCGGGGCGCTGCACGGCCAGCAGGTTGCCCCGCGCGTCGTAGACGAAGCCGGTGCGCAGCCCGCCCGGTGCGGTCACGGCCACGGTGCGGCCGGCATCGTCGTAGGCGAAGGTGGTCACGCCGTCGTGCGGATCGATCTCCGCCAGCGGCAGGCCGGACTCGTCGAAGCGCACCACCGTCAGGTGTCCCAGCGAGTTGCTGATCTCGGTCCGGCCCAGCGCCTCGTCGTAGGCGAAGAGGTAGTCGTGCAGCCCGCCGTCGC from Variovorax paradoxus includes these protein-coding regions:
- a CDS encoding RHS domain-containing protein is translated as MFFAAKHFDPQLGIDAHTYLAPPGVWPTVHIGIVMDPFDYLPTIEVSPDNPIVKGLGALGTATEAAKNAIGEGTASPQIPAPPGAPPGDGAMPESIPLPLGATVEVAGVRRANAGTGGVDFHILVGAPMPIVKGPGGPQFDDELFMGSRTVLADGDPFSRIAMPVLGCNIVGLVPPFRPRKLAKPVRLSLMLPTTFNVAIPPQVFVGGPPTISWGAMIQRGLFKALGRAYTRIARRALKDMPPGFLKCQVLRAEPVDIRDGSVSVAHEDFHVPGRLPLTWSRVYASRDHDFAGHCGLGWQTPADVRLVAEEDGIVSLRGPDEFALFTELPRTEAQQMLDVVDGARLTRQGDALVVRLKSGLRYRFEEALSPEGALRAPSPFVTRLEDACGNRWDFVRQRGELARIVENGVNGLPGRSIEVQSRQGCIEAMALRDPATQQEHPLVRYRQADGDLLAAIDALGAAYEFAYLQHRMARHTDRTGLSFHYAYDDRWRVVHAWGDGGLHDYLFAYDEALGRTEISNSLGHLTVVRFDESGLPLAEIDPHDGVTTFAYDDAGRTVAVTAPGGLRTGFVYDARGNLLAVQRPDGSSVGCDYDTEDRLCAIVDPLGHRWQLESDARGLPTRQTDPLGASARFEHDAHGQLVRHVNARGAATQLHYDRHGQLEALVDPLGRVDRFTHDALGRLLGRTNALGETTRYHCDRKGRLVRIDHPDGAQILCGYDAEDRLVRHVDAARAETRLAYVGLGEIGRRIQPDGQVLQYHYDTEEQLVGVTNQRGERLVLRRDALGRIVEEIDFWGQSRHYAYDEAGHLKQMTDPLGQHVAFACDKLGRITRKTAADPLRPGHPQDELLVYDRRGQLVEMRNGAAHVKRRFDAAGRVLEEWQNGFRVASQYDAVGNRTLRESSAGHRVRMEFDACDQLASLGIDDEAPIGIERDALGRIVREQLSASVVRHARYDANHQLTAQAVLRDASPLFSTRYDYDRKGQLVHRHDSLHGSDQYGYDLMGRVLQHIDPEGKVTRLLHDPAGDRLRTTIEQTRMQKVAGGDDDAPVHWTREGSCDGVHYVFDRAGDLVRRGPAAHGATDTGDELELAWDAHHRLIESRRGTARTRYGYDAVGRRVFKRGATHTTWFFWDGDALLGEVRQAHDEQVAPASLNPAALAQRRAIRGRQQPVVAWERAREYVYYPQTCIPLALVDPLPDASSPGTKRVAHFHVEPNGMPSRLTDGAGEILWSATSTAWGSALASRAAAIDNPLRLQGQYFDEESGLHYNRNRYFDPHIGAFVSQDPIGLDGGENPYGFAPNALGWIDPLGLRCKTKRQRTRLRRILGLSNKPGNTQITARLTQAEARELAEEFVGPGFTQELTDKGGWMLRSEDGLRTVRGPSKKPTDAGRNVHPVSGQPFSMTGTQMNFQQRAVPKGPYDSNVHVDVEP